From one Candidatus Rhodoluna planktonica genomic stretch:
- the cmk gene encoding (d)CMP kinase, which translates to MSEFIVAIDGPAGSGKSSVSKQVANEIGFGYLDTGAAYRALAWAVQNLPEFSLDRLEQVDLDKEFDYQISLDPKSYRVSVGHTDVTAAIRDNAIAESVSKVAKLPFVRSFMKRLTQRLVEQHSAPGVVVEGRDITTVVFPDAQIRLLLTASEEVRLKRRSAELSVATAQSLAKQVSERDKSDLKVVDFMTPAPGVELVDSSELNFEETVAAVRKLIGR; encoded by the coding sequence ATGAGTGAATTCATCGTTGCGATTGATGGACCGGCTGGTTCTGGTAAGTCAAGTGTTAGCAAACAAGTGGCTAACGAAATCGGGTTTGGTTACCTTGATACCGGAGCGGCTTATCGAGCTTTAGCCTGGGCGGTCCAAAACTTACCCGAATTTTCATTAGATCGACTGGAGCAGGTTGATTTAGACAAAGAGTTTGACTATCAAATTTCGCTCGATCCAAAAAGTTACCGGGTTAGTGTCGGCCACACCGATGTAACTGCTGCCATTCGAGACAACGCAATTGCTGAATCGGTTAGTAAAGTCGCGAAGTTGCCTTTTGTTCGATCCTTTATGAAGCGTTTGACACAGCGGCTTGTCGAACAGCATTCGGCGCCGGGAGTTGTGGTTGAAGGAAGAGACATTACGACAGTTGTTTTTCCCGATGCTCAAATTAGGCTTTTACTTACAGCATCCGAAGAGGTTAGACTGAAACGTCGCTCGGCAGAATTGTCTGTCGCCACTGCGCAATCTCTCGCGAAACAGGTTTCCGAACGAGATAAAAGCGACTTGAAAGTTGTCGACTTCATGACTCCCGCTCCGGGAGTGGAGTTGGTTGATTCTTCCGAATTGAACTTTGAAGAGACCGTAGCCGCGGTGCGCAAGTTAATCGGGCGCTAA
- a CDS encoding prephenate dehydrogenase — MNTGATLIIGAGLLGTSIGLALSKKGHPVFIDDNSASAKALAVDYGAGQSFTGQIEPELVVVCVPPDQTAAVVASALSRFQSAVVTDVASVKSKVLAELSQLGVSKARFVGSHPMAGRERGGAISGRSDLFISRPWVLTPTDETDPRAVSKVTWLAQQLGAALVISNPENHDRAVALVSHVPQVVSSLLAARLIESADEDVALAGGGLRDTTRIAASDPELWLQILSQNSREIVPILKEFDRELDSLIMALEHLSSPGSLANISNVLRAGNLGVEKIPGKHGTKHTQYDRVVVIIEDKPGELGRLFVEVGSLGVNIEELQLEHSPSAQVGLVELYVMPQSVSTLAEGLLARGWRIAE; from the coding sequence ATGAACACTGGCGCAACACTAATCATCGGGGCCGGCTTGCTGGGCACAAGTATCGGTCTAGCCCTGAGCAAAAAAGGGCATCCAGTTTTCATCGATGATAATTCGGCCTCAGCCAAGGCGCTCGCCGTTGATTACGGCGCCGGGCAATCATTTACAGGGCAGATTGAGCCTGAATTGGTCGTGGTTTGTGTTCCTCCAGACCAGACGGCCGCGGTTGTTGCTTCAGCGCTTAGCCGTTTTCAATCCGCGGTGGTAACAGATGTGGCCAGCGTAAAGTCGAAGGTTTTAGCAGAGTTATCACAGCTTGGTGTTTCGAAAGCCAGATTTGTGGGCAGCCACCCGATGGCTGGTAGAGAGCGCGGTGGGGCAATCTCCGGCCGATCAGACTTATTCATTTCCAGGCCATGGGTGTTGACTCCAACCGATGAAACCGATCCGCGTGCCGTAAGCAAAGTCACCTGGTTGGCGCAACAGCTTGGCGCGGCTCTGGTAATCAGCAATCCGGAAAATCACGATCGAGCTGTAGCTTTGGTTTCTCACGTACCGCAGGTTGTTTCAAGTTTGTTGGCTGCCAGATTAATTGAAAGTGCCGATGAGGATGTTGCATTAGCCGGCGGTGGATTGCGCGATACAACACGAATTGCGGCCAGCGATCCTGAACTGTGGCTGCAAATTTTGTCGCAGAACTCGAGGGAGATAGTCCCAATTCTCAAAGAATTCGATCGTGAGCTGGACAGCCTGATTATGGCGCTTGAACATCTTAGTTCGCCAGGCTCTCTGGCCAACATTTCTAATGTATTGCGAGCAGGAAATCTTGGCGTTGAGAAAATTCCGGGAAAGCACGGAACTAAGCACACTCAATATGATCGAGTTGTGGTCATCATTGAAGACAAACCGGGCGAGCTAGGGCGACTTTTTGTTGAGGTCGGCTCTTTGGGCGTCAACATCGAAGAATTGCAACTGGAGCATTCACCCAGTGCCCAGGTCGGCCTGGTTGAGCTCTACGTAATGCCGCAAAGTGTGAGCACGTTAGCCGAAGGACTGCTGGCTCGTGGATGGCGGATCGCCGAATGA
- the aroH gene encoding chorismate mutase, which produces MALRAIRGAIQLDQDEREHLLKSTAELLTKMLHANNLDAGQIVDIMFTATPDLVSEFPAVAAREIGLGDVPLLCFVEMNVKHGLPRVIRIMIHADIELSRAEVQHVYLRGATALRSDLVP; this is translated from the coding sequence ATGGCACTGCGAGCTATTCGAGGCGCAATCCAGCTAGACCAAGACGAGCGAGAGCATCTACTCAAATCAACTGCCGAGTTGTTGACAAAGATGTTGCACGCGAACAATCTGGATGCTGGGCAAATCGTCGACATTATGTTCACGGCCACTCCCGATTTAGTGAGTGAGTTCCCAGCTGTTGCTGCACGTGAAATTGGCTTGGGCGATGTTCCACTGCTTTGCTTCGTCGAAATGAATGTAAAACACGGATTACCTCGAGTTATCAGAATCATGATTCACGCAGACATTGAACTCAGCCGGGCAGAGGTCCAGCACGTTTATTTGCGCGGCGCCACTGCGCTGCGATCTGATTTGGTGCCATGA